DNA sequence from the Planctomicrobium piriforme genome:
AAGTGACGCTCTTCGGGTTGGTGGTGGTCCCTCGCCGGGAATGCCGGTACGGCCATATTGATCCCAAAATAAGCCGCGAACTTTTCATTCAACACGCGCTCGTCGAAGGGGACTTTCAAACCTCAGGCGAGTTCTTTAAACACAATTCCGAATTGAAATCCGAACTCGAAGACTGGCAGGCGAAGCTGCGGCAGGGCCTGCAGTTCCTGGGCGAAGAAGCGGAGTTCGACTTCTACGATCAGCGCATTCCCGCCGACGTGTTCGACGGCCCTCGTTTCGAACAGTGGCGTAAAACCGCCGAAGCCGAACAACCTCGGCTGCTGTTTTTGTCGCGAGAAGATCTGGTCACCGAAACCGATTCGGCCCCGCGCGCTGCGGCGTTTCCAGATCAGATTCGGATCGGCACGATGCAGCTGCCGGTTGAATATCATCTGGAACCCGGCACGGAAGACGACGGCGTCACGCTCCTCGTCCCGCCGGAAGGACTGAATCAACTTTCTGAAGAGAACCTCAACTGGCTGGTCCCTGGCCTGCTTGAAGAGAAGGTCGCTGCCCTCATCAAGACGCTCCCCAAGACGCTCCGCACACTGTTCGTGCCGGTCCCGGAAACAGCCGCTCAAGTGACCCGAAAACTCGCCTACGGCAAGGGGGATCTGCTCGCGCAGCTTTCAGAAGTCTTGCGGCAGCATTCCGGTGAATACGTGCCTGTCACCGAGTTCGACCTTGCACGTCTGCCTGACCATTTGCGATTCAACGTCCGCGTCGTCGATCCGAAAGGCAAGACGATTGCCGCAGGCCGCGATATTGCGGCACTCAAACAGCAGGCTCAGGCACAGTCGTCGCAGACGATTCAACAGATCACTGACCAGAAATGGCATCGCGACAACATCACCAGTTGGAACTTTGGAGATCTGCCGGAGCAAATCCAGTTGAATCGCGGCGGCGTCACGGTCGTCGCGTTCCCAATGCTGGTCGATCAGGGAACCAGCATCACGCTCCGGTTGGCCGATTCCCGCTTCGAATCCGAAAGCCGCACCAAACAGGCGCTGAACCGATTGTTCCTCCTGTCCGACGAAAAGAAGCTGGCCGAGCAGATCAAGCACTTCCCCAAGATCGACCCGCTCTGCATGCAGGCACTTCCCTTGCCTGACGGCAAGCAATTCCGTCAACAACTGACGCTCGCGCTCGCCGCGGCGGCATTGTTTCGCAATACGGCGATTCCCCGTTCGGAAAATGAATGGAACGCGCGACTCAAACAAGCTCGCGGACTCGTGCCGGTCGTCGTGCAGGATCTGGGGGGAATTGTCGGGCCGCTGCTGACGGAAGCCAGTCAGGTCCGTCGCCTGATCAACGGCCAACACCCGCCTGCATTGGCTCCGCTCATTGATGATCTCCGTCAGCAGTATGCCCAACTGTTCGCGCCTGGGTATCTCAGTGAAACTCCGCTCGGCTGGTTGCAGTATTATCCCCGCTATCTGCAGACCATGCAGCACCGCTTCGCCAAGGCAACCTCAGGCGGATTCCAGAAAGACCGCAAGCACCAGGAGCAACTGGATCCGTACTGGAAACGCTATCTGCAACAGCGCGAACGGCTGGGTGCCGACTGGCGATTGTCTCCGCAGCGCGTCCTCTACCGCTTTCTGCTGGAAGAATTCCGAGTCTCGCTCTTCGCCCAGCAATTGCGTACGGCGGTTCCGGTCTCGGAGAAACGGCTCAACGAAGTCTGGCGTGAAATCGCGTGAACGCGGCCATGATTACGGCCCGAGTTCATTGAAGCCAAAACCGTCGATCCGCACCGCCGTTGCCGCGCAGACGATCATCTGCACCAGCCACAACGCCGCGACGGCTGCTTGACCGTTCCGGCGCTGCTGCAGGAACTGGACAGCGCTCGCGGCGCTCCACACGGCATAGGGCATTAGAAACACCCACAACCGCGCCGCTTCACCCATGTTCTTGCCGCTGATCCAGAGCAGCATCCAGACCGCTGCTGGAATCAAGAGTTCCCATCGCTTCGCACCTGGGATTCGGCCGACGAGGGACAATCCAATCACTGCCAGCAGAGCCAGCGGCAACCCCAGCGAGAACGCGAGTTCGATGGGATTATCCAAAAGCCACGGCCAGTACGACCGCACATGATGGGCATAGAACGCGGCGTGATTCTTCAGATTCTGTATCCAAATCCCGATCAGATTGAAGCCGCCCACGACGCCACACAACAGTAACCACGCACCGAGCGCTGACGTGCCGCCAGCGTAAACGTGCCATCGCGATCTGTTCGACAACAGTTCAATTCCGGTCGACTCTGGTCGCAGCACCAGCCCCTGCAGGAACAGCATCAACGCGACCGGCACAAACGCCAAACTCAGGGTACAGGCGACACACATCACCGCCCCGGTTGCCGCGCCGTGCCAGAAGCGATTTCGATCCAGCGCCGTTAGCCAGAACCACTGTGCCCACATCGCCAGGCAGGGAAACAGCACATCCGACTTCGGCAGAAAGACGGCCGCCGCCGGCACCAGCAACCACAACCCGGCCGTCCACCACGCTGCTGACGGCGTCACGAAGCGTCGCGCCAATAGATACAGCGGAATGCAGGTTCCAGTTGAAATGACTGCCGCGATCCATCCTCCCAGCCACAGCACCGCCGCATCGGCCGGGAGAAACGCCGGACCTTTCCCCCCGATTTGCTCGGTCCGTCGAACCGCATCATTCCCCTCGCTCACGCCGGCAGGCTGCGTCGCCAGAATGAACTCCGTCAGCCCGGGCGACGACTCACACGCACGTATCATCCCCAGAAAACTCAGCGTCAGTCCCGGCGGATGCGTGCCGAGATGCAGATGATTCTCCGGATTATCACTGTCGGCAATCCGCTCGCGATACCCCTTCAGAAACCCGCGAATGTCGTGTGCATGTTCTTTCGCCTGGGTGAAATAGCCAGACGACCTTGGATAGAACAGCACAAACGGAATGCGGCTCAGGCCAGAGATGCCAGGGGTCGATCCAACGACCGACAGCAGCCACACACTGCCAATCAACCACAGTCCGACCAGCCAGGCGGTTCGACTCCATGGTCGTGCCTGTGCAACCATGCCGCTCCCCAGCACGACGTAGCCGGTGAGCAGCACGCCAGCAGCCAGCGCCGGCCAGAAAATCACCAACAGGGAACCGACGACGGGAATGCGTTCCCAGACCCATTCGCCAGGCACGCCCAACGGGAAGTCAGACCACCACAGCACTGCTGTCTGCAGCACGCCAGCGGCCAGCGCCAGCAAGACGAGCACCACGCCGGCCCCTTTCGCCGCAGCGCTGCCGGTCATCCTGGCTCCGTCCCAAACAAAGTCTCGGTCGGCTTCTTGACCCGTCTCTTCCGCGGTTTCTGACCTCGGCTGCTCAGCGGCTTCCCTTCACTGGTGCTGGGGGCGCTCATCGTCGGCTCCGCAGCCCCTTCGAGGGAATCGCCAACACTCGCCCGATCCAGCCGCGCCAGCCCGAGCTTGATGTACTCTTCCGACAAGTCAAAGCCCATAAACTGCCGGCCCATTTTCTTCGCCACCGTCAGGGTCGTCGCGCTGCCTGAGAACGGATCGAGCACCTTTTCGCCTTCATGCGAGCAGAAACGAATGATCCGCCCCAGCAACTGCTCCGGCATCTGACAGCCGTGAAAGCCGGCCCGTTCCTTGAATGTGCCCGCCACGCGAGGAAAGTACCAGGTGTCTTCGCTCGACGAGAAACAGTCGGAGAGATCCTGCGGTCGCAAAATCCAGGTATCGTCCGGGAGACGCCCGTTGGGATTGGCTCGAGCGTCGTTGTACACAAGCTGTCGCGCCGACGGGATGCGGTTCTCCGGTTCCTGATGCCGGAACGTGAACGCATTGGGGTCTTTGACAAAGTAGAACAGGTGAGCGTGCGATCTGGTGAACTTATATTTGCAGTTCACGCCGAACGTGTAGTACCAGATCACCCAACTGCGGCAGTGAAACCCGATTTCTTTGCCCAGCAGCTTCAACTCGGCCGCATATTCATCGCCAATCGCCAGCCAGAACGTCCCGTCGGGTTTCAGCACCCGATGCACCTGCGATATCCAGTTGCGTGACCAGTCGAGATACTGTTCGTGCTCGCGGCTGTCGTCGTAGACATCGTAGTCGAAGCCGATGTTGAAAGGCGGATCTGCAAAAGCGAGATCCACCGAACCGGCTTCCAGTTCCTGCATCCCGGCAATGCAGTCCTGGTGATGAATTGTGTTCCAGGTCACCGCCATGCGGCATTTTCCTTTTGCGGCAGAAACTCGCGTGAGCGCGCATGATAGCGCGCTCACTGGAACAGTAAAGCCCGGTGTACGAAAATGGCGGTCGGGCCGCATCTCCTTCCCAGGAACAAACTCGCATGCTCTGCTTCCGACTTTTCTGTCTGTGTCTGTTCGCGCTGCAGACCCAACTGCTGTGCGCTGCGGAACGGAACATCGTCTTCTTCATCACCGATGACGAAAGCCCCACGCTCGGGTGTTACGGCGACCATGTCGCGGTCTCCCCCAATATCGACGGCCTGGCGAAGGACGGCACGCTCTTCAAAAACGCCTTCGCCACCACGGCCAGTTGCAGCGCGAGTCGCTCAGTGGTGATGACCGGAGTTCACAACCACCTCAACGGACAGTACGGACACGAGCACGCGTTTCATCACTTCTTTTCGTTTGCCGACGTCATCAGTTTGTCATTGCCGCGAGCTTTGGCGGATGCGGGGTATCGCACCGGCCACATCGGCAAAATGCATGTCGCACCTGAAGAGGTCTACCACTTTGAGACCTATCTCAAGGCGAATGAACGCAATACCGTCGCCATGGCCGAAACCTGTCGCGACTTCATCAGCCAGCAGGATGACCGCCCTTTCTTTCTGTACTTCGCCCCTTCCGACCCACACCGCGGCCCCAAGGAAGACGACGCTTCGTCGCTGGAGCTGAAGCCCAACCTCTTCGGCAACCAGCCCGGCAAGAAAGAATTCCCTGGCATCCAAGAGGTCTTCTTCGATCCGGCCAAGGTGCCTGTCCCGTCATTTCTCCCTGACACTCCTGAATGCCGCGCCGAGCTGGCCCAGTATTACCAGGCCTGTGCCCGCATCGATCAGGGGCTTGGCCGCTTGATCGAGATTCTGAAAGCCGCCGGCGTGTACGAGAAAACGCTGATCGTGTTCACCTCCGATCACGGCATCGCCATGCCAGGCGCCAAGACGACCGTGTACGAACCTGGACTGCGAGTCCCGTTTGTCGTCCGCAATCCCTATGAAGAGAAGCGAGGCGTGGTCTCACAAGCGATGATCAGCCACGTCGACATCACGCCCTCCCTGCTCGACTTCGCCGTTGCGCTCGATCGCGAAAAGAATCGACCGAAGAACTGGAAGAACCCCGAAGAATACTGGAAAGAGCGCGGCGAACGTCAGACAGAAAATCGCGCCGGCGGACACAAGTTCAACGCCTATCATGGACGGTCCTGGCTGCAGATTCTCGGTGCGCCAGATGCCGCACACAACGAGGCGATCTATGCCTCGCACACCTTTCACGAAATCCAGATGTACTACCCGATGCGGGTCATCCGCGACAAGAAGTACAAGCTGATCTGGAACCTGGCGGATGGATTGCCGTTTCCGTTCGCCTCAGACCTGTGGGCCGCCCCCACCTGGCAGGCACAATACCGCCTCGGCCCCAATGCTCCCTACGGCCATCGCACCGTCGGCGAATACATCCATCGCCCGCGCTTCGAGCTCTACGACATGGAGCACGACCCCGAAGAATCGGTCAACCTCGCCAGCGACCCGCACTTCGCATCCGTCCTGGCCGACTATCAAAAACGCCTGCAGGATTTTCAAAGCAAGATGCAGGATCCATGGATTTCGAAGTGGGAATACGAGTAAAAAATCCGAAGCACGAAATCCGAAACGTCTGTTTCGAAATTCGGATTTCGTGCTTCAATATTTCTTAATTGTTTCTCATCGGGCGAAAGCGGTACCCGATGCCGCGGATGGTTTCAATCTGGTCGGCCAGCTCGAGCAGCTTCTTTCGCAGCGCTCGAATGTGGACATCGATCGTGCGTTCCATCGAGTTTGCGTCTTCTCCTCGGCAGCAGTCGAGCAGTTCGTTGCGGCTGAACGTCCGGCCCGGCTGTCGGGCGAGCGTCCACAGCAATCGAAACTCAGTCGGAGTCAGCGGAAGTTCTTCACCCCGCAGTTTGACGATGTGATGCGTGCGATCGATTTCGATGTCGCCAATCGACAGTTGCTCGCGGTCGTCGTCCTCGGCAGGCGGACGCCGCAGGAGCGCCTTGACCCGTTCGATCAACGGCTTCACCCGGAACGGCTTGGCGACGTAGTCGTCGGCGCCCATGTTGAAACCGACGACTTCGTCGATCTCGTCGTCTTTGGCGGTGAGCATGAGAATCCGCACGTTCTTCGTGCGCTGCTCGCTCCGCAGTTGACGGCACACCTGCAGACCGTCGGGGGGCGGGATCATAAGGTCCAGTACGACCACATCCGGCACCTGCGCCTGGCATTTCTGCAGCGCATCCCGGCCATCAATGGCCGTGGTGACATCAAAGTTTTCTTTCTGAAAGTTGTACTGCAATGCGTCCAGAATCGATGGTTCGTCTTCGACGATGAGGATTCTTGGCTTGCTCATGAAATGGCCTGTGCCTCTCCTTCGAGCTTTCGCGCATGCCGGATAATGCGGCCTTCCACCAGGTAGACCACGTCTTCGGCAATGTTGGTCGCGTGATCCGCGACCCGTTCGACTTGCCGAACCGCTGAAAACAGATGGAGCAGCGCATCCAGCTGTCCCGGCGACTTGTGCATGTATTCGATCAACTGTTCGATCAACCCTTTATTCATCTCGTCGATCTGGTCGTCTTCCTGGCAGACCTTACGGGCGAGTTCGCTGTTGAGATCGACATAGGCGTCGATGCTGCGGTGCAGCATGTTCACCGCCCGTTCCGCCATTTCTTTCAGATCGTCAGGCACGGTCACCTGCGGCGAGTTGAGCAGTCCGCTCGCCCGTTCTGAAATATTGACCGCCAGGTCGGCCACCCGTTCGAGTTCGCCAGCCACCTTCATCACAGTCGTGATCCGCCGCAGATCGATTGCCACCGGCTGATACAGCGCCAGAATTTTCAGGCACGAGTCTTCGATCCGCACGTCCCAGCGGTCGATGTCGGTGTCTTCGCGAATCAGCCGCCGCGTTTCTTCAAAGTCGGGGGCCGAGAGCTGATTCACCGCGCGATGAATCATGTCTTCCACGCGGGTACACATCGACAACAGGTCGCGATGCAATTCCGACAGATCCAGTTGCATGTGTACTGACATGGGGGTTCCTCATTGATTCGGAGACTTGAGGCGTGAGACCTGAGGCTTGAGCGAAGAGATGAAACGCGTTTCCTCAAGCCTCACGCCTCAGATCTCAAGCCTGCCACTCAGCCAAACCGGCCGGTGATGTAGTCCTGGGTCTGCTTTTCCCGGGGATTGGTAAAGATCTGTTCGGTATCGCCGATTTCGATCAGGCTCCCTTTGAGAAAAAATGCGGTGAAGTCGCTCACCCGAGCGGCCTGCTGCATGTTGTGCGTCACGATGACGATGGTGTAGTTCTCTTTGAGTTCGAAGATCAGGTCTTCGATCCGGGCCGTGCTGGCGGGATCGAGAGCGCTCGCCGGTTCATCCATCAGCAGCACCTGAGGGTCGGTCGCTAGAGCCCGGGCAATACACAGCCGCTGCTGCTGCCCGCCTGAGAGCGCCATTGCCGATTCGTGCATCCGCGTCTGGACTTCTTTCCAGAGTGCCGCCCGTTTCAGGGACGATTCGACAATGCTCGCCAGCTTCTCTTTGTCCTTCAGTCCGGCAACGCGCGGCCCGTAGGCGACGTTGTCGAAGATCGATTTCGGAAACGGCGTCGACTTCTGAAACACCATCCCCACTTGCTTTCGCAGCGCCACGACGTCGACGTCGCTGTCGTAGATGTCCTGCCCATCGAGGAGGATCTCGCCCGTGTGCCGGGTGCCCTCAATGATGTCGTTCATCCGGTTCAACGTGCGGAGAAACGTACTTTTGCCGCAGCCGCTGGGACCGATCAGCGCGGTCACCGCGCGTTCGGGAATGACCATCGAAATGTCGTGCAGCGCCTGCGCGTCTCCGTAGTAGAAGCACAGCGACCGCGATTCGATCTTGGGCTTGCGAGGCTCTTTCAACGCTTCCCCATTCCCGAGTGGGCGTTTCACGAGTCCAGAGAAGGAAGATGCCGTATTCGCCATGGAAAACAAGACCGTTGCGGCTACCAGCGAAGATGCTTGCTGTAGCGGTTTCGAATCAGAATGGCCAAGCCGTTCAACACGAGCAGAATGGCCAGCAGCACGACGATACCCGCCGCCGCAACATATTTGAACTCTTCTTTCGACTGCCGCACCCAGTTGAAAATCTGAATCGGCATCACGGTAAACGTATCGAACGGGGCTTTGATCAGTCCCTCGGGGTGCGAGGAAAGATCCGAAAGACTGTCCAGATTGCCCGGCGCGAAGTAGACGAACGTCATCGCTCCCAGCATGACCAGCGGGGCGGTTTCGCCAATCGCCCGCGAGATTGCCAGAATCACCCCGGTCATGATGCCGGGCACGGCGGCCGGCAGTACCTGATGGCGAATCGTCTGCCACCGCGTTGCTCCCAAAGCCAGCGAAGCATGACGCAGCGTTGGAGGAATCGCCCGCAGCGCCTCCTGCGAGGCAATGATAATCACCGGCAAAATCAGCAGCGTCAGGGTCAGAGCGCCCGACAGCACCACGCGGCCGAACGGCAGCGGAATCAGATACTGGCCGAAATGCTCCGACCAGAAAAAGCCTTCAATCGTCCAGCCTGTCCACTTGTGGATATATCCGTGCGGGCCGAACAGGCCGAACATCCGCACAAACACCGTGAGACCCAGGATGCCGTAAACGATCGACGGCACCCCGGCAAGATTCGAAAGATTCACTCGAATGATGCGATTCAGCCAGTTGTTGGCCGCGTACTCTTCAAGGTACACCGCAGCGCCCACGCCGATCGGCACGGCGAACAAGATCGTGAGACCAATCACCCAGCCGGTCCCCAGAACGCCCGCTAGAATGCCAGCCTTTTGTGGAAAACGCGCCGAGTCGAAACTGCTGAGGAACTGCCAGTCCAGCCAGCCGACCGCATTCTTCGTCACCGAGACCAGCAGCACGAGCAGAAT
Encoded proteins:
- a CDS encoding glycosyltransferase family protein, whose translation is MTGSAAAKGAGVVLVLLALAAGVLQTAVLWWSDFPLGVPGEWVWERIPVVGSLLVIFWPALAAGVLLTGYVVLGSGMVAQARPWSRTAWLVGLWLIGSVWLLSVVGSTPGISGLSRIPFVLFYPRSSGYFTQAKEHAHDIRGFLKGYRERIADSDNPENHLHLGTHPPGLTLSFLGMIRACESSPGLTEFILATQPAGVSEGNDAVRRTEQIGGKGPAFLPADAAVLWLGGWIAAVISTGTCIPLYLLARRFVTPSAAWWTAGLWLLVPAAAVFLPKSDVLFPCLAMWAQWFWLTALDRNRFWHGAATGAVMCVACTLSLAFVPVALMLFLQGLVLRPESTGIELLSNRSRWHVYAGGTSALGAWLLLCGVVGGFNLIGIWIQNLKNHAAFYAHHVRSYWPWLLDNPIELAFSLGLPLALLAVIGLSLVGRIPGAKRWELLIPAAVWMLLWISGKNMGEAARLWVFLMPYAVWSAASAVQFLQQRRNGQAAVAALWLVQMIVCAATAVRIDGFGFNELGP
- a CDS encoding DNA-methyltransferase translates to MAVTWNTIHHQDCIAGMQELEAGSVDLAFADPPFNIGFDYDVYDDSREHEQYLDWSRNWISQVHRVLKPDGTFWLAIGDEYAAELKLLGKEIGFHCRSWVIWYYTFGVNCKYKFTRSHAHLFYFVKDPNAFTFRHQEPENRIPSARQLVYNDARANPNGRLPDDTWILRPQDLSDCFSSSEDTWYFPRVAGTFKERAGFHGCQMPEQLLGRIIRFCSHEGEKVLDPFSGSATTLTVAKKMGRQFMGFDLSEEYIKLGLARLDRASVGDSLEGAAEPTMSAPSTSEGKPLSSRGQKPRKRRVKKPTETLFGTEPG
- a CDS encoding sulfatase family protein, whose amino-acid sequence is MLCFRLFCLCLFALQTQLLCAAERNIVFFITDDESPTLGCYGDHVAVSPNIDGLAKDGTLFKNAFATTASCSASRSVVMTGVHNHLNGQYGHEHAFHHFFSFADVISLSLPRALADAGYRTGHIGKMHVAPEEVYHFETYLKANERNTVAMAETCRDFISQQDDRPFFLYFAPSDPHRGPKEDDASSLELKPNLFGNQPGKKEFPGIQEVFFDPAKVPVPSFLPDTPECRAELAQYYQACARIDQGLGRLIEILKAAGVYEKTLIVFTSDHGIAMPGAKTTVYEPGLRVPFVVRNPYEEKRGVVSQAMISHVDITPSLLDFAVALDREKNRPKNWKNPEEYWKERGERQTENRAGGHKFNAYHGRSWLQILGAPDAAHNEAIYASHTFHEIQMYYPMRVIRDKKYKLIWNLADGLPFPFASDLWAAPTWQAQYRLGPNAPYGHRTVGEYIHRPRFELYDMEHDPEESVNLASDPHFASVLADYQKRLQDFQSKMQDPWISKWEYE
- a CDS encoding response regulator, which produces MSKPRILIVEDEPSILDALQYNFQKENFDVTTAIDGRDALQKCQAQVPDVVVLDLMIPPPDGLQVCRQLRSEQRTKNVRILMLTAKDDEIDEVVGFNMGADDYVAKPFRVKPLIERVKALLRRPPAEDDDREQLSIGDIEIDRTHHIVKLRGEELPLTPTEFRLLWTLARQPGRTFSRNELLDCCRGEDANSMERTIDVHIRALRKKLLELADQIETIRGIGYRFRPMRNN
- the phoU gene encoding phosphate signaling complex protein PhoU — its product is MSVHMQLDLSELHRDLLSMCTRVEDMIHRAVNQLSAPDFEETRRLIREDTDIDRWDVRIEDSCLKILALYQPVAIDLRRITTVMKVAGELERVADLAVNISERASGLLNSPQVTVPDDLKEMAERAVNMLHRSIDAYVDLNSELARKVCQEDDQIDEMNKGLIEQLIEYMHKSPGQLDALLHLFSAVRQVERVADHATNIAEDVVYLVEGRIIRHARKLEGEAQAIS
- the pstB gene encoding phosphate ABC transporter ATP-binding protein PstB gives rise to the protein MESRSLCFYYGDAQALHDISMVIPERAVTALIGPSGCGKSTFLRTLNRMNDIIEGTRHTGEILLDGQDIYDSDVDVVALRKQVGMVFQKSTPFPKSIFDNVAYGPRVAGLKDKEKLASIVESSLKRAALWKEVQTRMHESAMALSGGQQQRLCIARALATDPQVLLMDEPASALDPASTARIEDLIFELKENYTIVIVTHNMQQAARVSDFTAFFLKGSLIEIGDTEQIFTNPREKQTQDYITGRFG
- a CDS encoding PstA family ABC transporter permease, with amino-acid sequence MTEPIQNSPEVAAAPAVPAPATNVSLTKGKKENRLFEWTCRGAVWFSVAILLVLLVSVTKNAVGWLDWQFLSSFDSARFPQKAGILAGVLGTGWVIGLTILFAVPIGVGAAVYLEEYAANNWLNRIIRVNLSNLAGVPSIVYGILGLTVFVRMFGLFGPHGYIHKWTGWTIEGFFWSEHFGQYLIPLPFGRVVLSGALTLTLLILPVIIIASQEALRAIPPTLRHASLALGATRWQTIRHQVLPAAVPGIMTGVILAISRAIGETAPLVMLGAMTFVYFAPGNLDSLSDLSSHPEGLIKAPFDTFTVMPIQIFNWVRQSKEEFKYVAAAGIVVLLAILLVLNGLAILIRNRYSKHLRW